A segment of the Necator americanus strain Aroian chromosome IV, whole genome shotgun sequence genome:
aatttctcatttcttttttctgctgcatAAAAAAACAGAGCAAGAGTCACTGATTAGGCTTAATAATGATAGAAATCATTGTTTCTCGGCGCTTTCTTTGTCTTTGCATGACGACGTCTTTCTTCCTCAATTGGACAAAcacctggaaaagaaaagaaaattatagaTCACATTCACCTCAAACCTACATCCCATGTTTACACTAACAATGAAATTGAAGTAAAAGATTTTTAACCTGAGTATTTGCAGATCCAATCCAGGTACGCACGTACGTCAGTGCTGAAACCCACCCTATCTGAAAATGTGTACTCTTAACTACTTCCTTCGTTAAAACAAGGAGATCCTAAAAGAACTCAGATGTCAAATGTTTTTCATCATCATCGTTTGACTGGTAACGATGTGGACCGCATAATAGCTGCATTTTATTCATAGTTCCCTTTCGTATTAATTTATtccaatttattattattaattgttcaatttatttacttcacttGTGCTTAGAAGTCGCATTTCTATTAACAATAAGAGGTTTCAGGTCAAGATATTGGAGAAGACCTTTACGGATATGTGAAAAAATGCTCCTCCATGCCTTCCATAATGGTCTCTTTTCGACCATTAGTTGTTAAATCTTCCGAGCTACTTACTAACGGTGTTGAGGACTAGAAAAGAATGACTAGCTCCCactgttaaaaaaattgaaatgtgtGATTCTGAGGAGTTGGGAATACAGTACTTCCTCCTCCATCAGTTGGGTTTATATTTCGAACAACAATGCATTCAGAAAACGGCCAACTTTGTATATACACAGTAAATCTACTTTTGAAAAGATGTTTGTCACACGGTGGATTAACGGAGCTAGTGATTCCCACTAGTGTGTGCTTGCCATCTTCGTCCACTTGGAACACTGGGCCACCACTGTCGCCCTAAAACATATAGTTCCCTATAGTTCCCCTTAATTTATGATTGTTAAGAATACTATTCCTTCGCTTTCTTTGTGCATGGATGTCGCATTTCTATTTACAATGACGCATTCCAGGAGAAAATAGTAGAGAGGAGGTTTACGCATATGTGAAACAGTGCCCCTCCATGTAGACTATTCTAATCTTACCTTTAATTATTAGTTTTAAACAGTGGGAATTTCATTAGTTTCTCGCGCATCAACTGTGTCTACGTTTTGGACAAAAAAGTAAGCACTCAGAATTCCATTCTTAAAATTGGAACAAATGTACTTCTATAAAGCCGTTTGTCACACATTTCTGGGCTGCTGCTAACGATTCCCACTAGTGTGTGCTTGCCGTCGTCGTACACTTGGAACACTGGGCCACCACTGTCTCCCTAAATCAAGATCTTCTATCTTTAAATCAGAAATGCAAAAAGAGACTAACTGAACTCACACTACATGCAGACTTCGCAAAGGTGAGTGTTGCAATTTTATGCATGACTTCGTCTACAGAGTGGAGTTTTTGCGCTACTACTTGCTGCCGGAAAACATCGGTGGATGGCTTGGTGAAAGTCGAGGGAATTGAAGCTAAATGTTACGAAGATTAATGTGGATTATGAAATGTTCCTGTTGTCATCCAGGGAGTGTCCTTTGTTGTCTCTTACATGTGTAGGGTGCTAAGGTTCTCTTCACCTCATGTCCGCTCCCGAGaagttaaaaattcaaattttcagaatattctttttgcaaaataacgGCGACAAACTCTAAAATAATACTGTAAAATGCACATACATTGTATACCATATGCATGGGATTTAGCAGGGCAGATTACAATGCCTGAACACAATCTAGGGAAGTAACTGGCCTACGGATGTACGCGTGGGGAACACACGGATGCATAAAGCATTGCCCCTGGGCTATAGCGCCTAGTCCGTGTGCTCCTTCTCTTAGTTGCTGTGAATGAGGGACTTAAGTTTTTACTGACTTCCCTACGAACTCAATGTCTGTTTTGACGATGATCGACGAGAATTAATTTGACTGGTGAGAAAAGAACCATTTGAAAGGGTGAGGTATGGAAGCTAAAATCAGTGTTAGTGTTagttagtttttgtttttggttagTGGCAGGAGCACAGAAGCCTAAGCAATCTGTACGGAGAAATCCCCCGTCGAAGATCATAATTAAGTTGTTGTTGGTATAGTCGATGGCGATAGTATCCAGAGAGACAACTGAAGGACATCAAATAAGAACTTACAGTTAACAGGACTGGAAGAGAATTATGATGATAAAAgacctttttttcgaaaaacgcTGTTTGCAGAGCCCTTCTGGCCACAGTAGGCGCAGGAGTCGCGAAAAAAAGGACGCTCTAACAAAACTGAGCACTCGTTAAAATCTTGTTAATATGTCTGCTACAAATGTGGTGTACgcaacgtaaaaaaaagattgcaaGAAATGTTTTTACCCCCACAAAGCGTCTtttaaaatatgcaaaaaacaCTAGGTAATGATTAAGAATTGTTAAAACATACGATCAACACCTGATCCAGCCACGTATAGCACTTCGGATAAAGGAAGATCCTCGCTGGGCATACAAATCGGAGTCGCATCGGTTTCCGAGATATTCTGACTAAGTTCGATGAGTGCCAGATCATTCATCAATTCGCAAATTTCGAAATTGTGCACAGTTATCTgaattagaaaagaagatggatttgttcatttcgttcttcttGGAATATCTGAAGGTTACAGTGACAGTGAGTTTACCTCAGAAGATTCGTACTGCACCATGTGCACTGGATGTAGTGGAGAGAAACAGCCAGTTCTATTCCCACCAATGAAGACTAAAATCTCCTTGGGGCTTCTAATAGCGGTGACAACACTGGAAAGAGATctaaaatgtttgcaaaagaTTATTCCCCTAGCGAATTGAAATCCGATTCGGAGTTTGAAAGCAGGTGATACAAATGAGCATACTTGTGTGATTTGTTCATCATGCATTGTTCCAAGGCATAAATTGGGTCATATGTCAGCGCACAGTGGGCAGCGGTTAGGATGTGGCGTGGAGAAATCTGTACACCGCTACACCAGCCGTCTGGGTCTAAAACTACTCAAAACTCATAAGTGTCTGATTTTTCTGTTCGTTTTGGGATGCCTGTAGCACAGTGGTAGGAGGTTCTGCTGCGACTGCGCAGTCGATGGTTTGACATTGCCCAGGGTTaacaagccttccatcccttcAAGTTTAGGAAATTGGTGCCTGACGTGTCTGAGTGTATAAAAAACGCTGACACGGAGCATCGGCAGGCCCTCGGATTTCATTTGTAGCCGGTTTACGCATAGGTTAATTCCAATAGACGATTCTGAACTCAAGTCGGTTGCGTTAGCGcctcccaaacggattgattaacgccaggcatTTCATCTTTTAGTGGATGTGGTCGTGAACGGTGCTAGAGCTGGGCAAAAAAGGTATGGAGCCCAGTGCAATTGGCGATTGTACTGAAAGGGCGATCGACTAGGGCCCATCGTTTGTTGCAAAGTTGATTGGAAGGAGGAATAAGGGTCCCACTCCTGTGGCAACCCCCAACTTCTCCGCGCCATTTCCAGCGCAGTCGTCTACGCAACAACACCAGATCACTACGTACCCTCAtagtggaaaatctggtgaaaATGATGTGCGTGGTGcttttgaacaattttgttCGGAAATATTAGCATTAGGAACTGTTGCGTTCGTTTAGAAATTAAGTGAACCATCactttgatcaccttgatcaccttgcctcccgttgatcttcgaactggtcgagcgggcgccagtaattcttccatttgtcccgatcgcgtgccagagtaggccagtggttcctcctttcgcgtgggacacgaagagcatcatatttctctttgaaggacttcgtgaagaaatctgaccatcgggtcggcggtcttcctgtagtgcgcttaatatcgcggggaacccagtcgctcacggctctggtccaacggttgtcatcaaagcgcatcacgtgtccggcccaccttattttactttccttggcaaacgcggtgACGTCTCtcatcttcgatcgctgacgtaggagagaacttcgaatcccgtccctcacttgcgtgaaacgggatactcctagcatcactctctcagttgagcgttcaatgacgctcaccgcgttttcttcctgcttgcgaaatgcccaggtttccgaagcataggtcaaagtacggtggtgttgaagaggtgagcacggagccgggtgctcctggtcttcttcactacatcctcgatgctcttgtacgctccccaagccgctcgtctcctcctgcccagctcgggggtcaggtcgttcatcatgttcagttcccgacccaaaTAAACGTAGTTCGTGCATTCGGATAtcttcgttccgttgagcgtgaatggggcatccgaaacccatccgttttgcatgaacatcgtcttttgtagattcaactgaagaccgatgcatccacatgtttcgtcgaattcggtcagcattcgttccgcttggctgatgctaggtgttatcagtacgatgtcatcagccaagcgcaaatggtgtagctgccgaccatcaaccttcactcccatgtcgccccattccaactttcgcattgcattctcgagggtggctgtgaatattttgggtgaaattgtatcaccctgtcgaacccccctcttcacgtcaatgatgatgttcttgtagaatggcgaaattccggtcgtgaagttactgtacaactctcgaagtacctttatgcactgagtagggacgcgtcggttgtccaaggcttccacgaccgcttccgtctcaactgaatcgaaggccttcttcaagtcgatgaaggtgagacagagcggcatcttgtactctcgtgatacctcgatgagtttcgaaacagtgtgaatgtggtcaattgtgctgaatccttttcgaaaccctgcttgctcgcatggctgtccttcatccaggactttttcaatcctattaaggatcactcttgtaaagagcttgtagatgacggacaataagcagattgggcgatagttgccgatgtcatgtggatctccctttttatacagcaacacggtcttgctggtcttccactgtttaggaaccttgcattccgacagataacgtgtaaagagcctcgccagggtgttgatgagtgctgacggaaggctcttcaggtgttctggtcttattctgtcgggaccgggtgccggtttcggagagcagtcatccttggcaagtggacatggctgccgaagagatcagagtagaagtcgtagatgattttctccatccctcttctcgatgcaatggtttttcccttcgggttccggagagcagtcatccttgtcttgcgactggcgaagtctcgaagggcatagcggatgcctTTCttcgcctctgcagcttcagccagcacttctgttcttctctctttaaggtcttccgttatcgcctctctgcaaagccttgcgagctcggacgtgcgttcttggttccctgcggctggtgctgctccacgctggcgtatcagctcaagagtttgaagagacaggcgtctcttggtggttttaaaactctcagccttcttcgcgcagtcgtgaaggtgttcaacgagccggtcatattccccgtcgatgttgtccattgcggaatcttcccaaaagccggctaacgtagcgaagagatcacagttgatgatagtcctgggatttctccctctgaacttggcggctttctctgttctccttgtgaaggaaaatcttcctcggaggaggcgaaagtccgatcccgtatagaactttggtacaacagcgacgtccgtcaggcagaaccttttattgacgatgatgtggtctatttcagtacggtaccctccaccgggtgactcccacgtccagcgtagagaggagggcttctggaattgcgagttcccatggatggtcttagtcatcatgatgaactcggagagcctctccccctgatcattccattgtaggccgtgggtcccgatgtgaaattcctccggcgttcttcttgggccaactttggcgttgaaatcgccaattatgaccttgtagaaggcatgatcttctcggtagaacatctccaggtccatatagaaagcttcgacttcttcttcttcgtagcttgatgttggagcgtaagcgacgaagatagtcaaagctggtattggaccacatcttctcatccgtagacgtccgattcgggtcgtaagttgttcaaaagagtcgatgttctttgccatactcgtgttgacgaggacgccaactccaccaacacctctactgtcgcatgttcctaagaacagttcttctccagtttcatatacggcgttgagaggatgacatcgtctcgtctcggtcagtccgatgacgtcgtacttgatcttcttggcttgcatcatcagatcttcgatggccgcttccgatgcaagcgtgcgtgcgttataagtacagatcgccatcctagtccttttccgtttcggtagcctacatgactcctgcaaccccgtcccacctggcgctaccgtaccaggctttccttcgGAATccggagactcttttctattactgtgtttgggggtaaaaataaaaaaaatacttattaattttattaataagtattttttatttactttttaataaatttaattagtaattaattacCCAAGATTGAGGGTAGCTTCACTAACTTACTATTCGCATCATCATGGCACTCTGGCCTATGCGCTCGTTCGATCGTGACATGGACCCCATGCGTGATTTCGACCGTTTTGAGCGCCGTATGTTGCGCGGCATGGATCGCTTCCAGCGTCGTATGATGCCGTACTGGAGGGATGAGGACCAGTCTATTCTGCACATTGCAAATCAGTGAACCatcattttccaaatttttggtACTGTTCTCGCTAAATCTACGCATCTTCGACAGTGAAGAAATGGAAGCTGTTTCAAAAATTGCGTCACAAACATTGCTCATAACGCGAATATATGCTTAGATAGGCTGCTAACGTGGATAACTATTACAACATCATCTccttatgaattttttcataaaaaggATTAAAAGAAAGATATAAGGACAATGCTGTGctgtagaagttttttttttacttgatttCAGACGTGAAACGCTCCTTGAGATTATCCTTTTAATAAACACCTcatttttccagaacttcCCTATCGGCCGGTATTCGTAATGGGAACTCACTTTTATTAACTAGATGAACGGTCCAAGGATATTCGTTCTTCATTAATTTCCTGCCTCCGTAAGATTTTTtactaagacgcttttccgaGGGATCCTCATTTCCTAAAGCGCCTAAAATATAGGAGGGCAGGTCtaataaatttaagaaaaagaacccACCAAGAAAATGAACGCCACACTTCAAACtattttgaatgttctctTCAGTGGTCAATTTTCTTGCAATCGCTGATAAATTGACAAAAAGTAGGATAACTAAGGAGATGGAGGGCCTCATGGAGGGAGACGTCAGTTGGTTCTGAGTTGAGTGAGGAACATCCTAACATTTCACTGAACCTTAAATGTCAGGAGCGGCATTGTTACGGATGGAAATGATTCATTTCTCATGTTCAAGTACAGGGCTCCTATGATCGTTGTCTTTGTTAGAATTGTTCTCCCTTTCAATGCATTCAGCACCTACTCGAAGCATCGGAAAACGGTGATGAGGATTTGTTGCGGTTCGCCAAAGGTTTCGACAGGTATCGTCATCGATCATCATGATGCATGGAGTCAGTCAtaactatttatttgattGTTCACAAAATGGTGAACAATCAAACTGCAGAATGAGTTCGTacgttatttctggaagaaaaataaagttataaGAGAGAGTTTTTTGGGTTCTAACATCGGATGACGTTGTAGAGTATATCTTTGATCGTGACCTCTGGAGACTGGGCTTCAACTCTTTTGCGGTCGCAGAAAAGCGTCGTAAAACCttagagaaaaatatgagGCGCAAAAATACCAATCGATTGGAAGTGGGAGAAAAAGTGTCGAAGGAAATAATAGAATCGACACTGAATGAGTGGGTGTAGTCAGGTCAGAACGATTTGAGGTTCGGTGCATTTACGTAAGCGACTGTGGGTGGGATCTTACATATCTCTACAGTCGGATCGCAGCAAACGTGGGTCCACCTCGATCGCTACCGCTGGCTCAGCCGCGTTGCTTCAAACGCACCCGCTtacagggtcaagcgtgtgttgagaatttctcaacggGGGGTCGTAAAGGGGGGTGTCGGGTTAGGGGGGGGGGTCGTAAGGGGGCGTcggaaaattgagaaaaaattaaggtaggggtcggaaaattaggaaaaaatgaagggagcaaagaaaaaagacgatgtgttgttgtttttaaatgaacacattttaataaaatttagtgtaatttatttttgtaatttaggGTTCACCAGAAAAACAGAAGCGAAAACTGCACTGCTTCTATTCAGACGTTATGCTGAAACGTGAAGGAGGATTAGCAATGAATGGCACGTTTTTACcgcatatcagaagatattcacaactaAAACGTATTCTAAAGTTTTTTCAGGTCCCAatatctgcgactaaaaaGTGGAAGTTGcctcaaggaagaaaaaacgtcaatgatgcatattcagcACTTgcgttcaaaataaatttgtttgatATTTGAATAAACTATTGAAGAAGTCTTGCggttgcagttgaggaagactaCCGTAGCATAAAAAGTTATGATAAGAAGAAGGCACAGAAaccagaaaatgatttttaaagaatttattcttcataattctggtgATGAAAATACTGCgctttttgagccaatcttgaaaatggacgacttagcattttttgctgctctaactgatgcttgatgacgtcggagtcgcttcggtggcacaaaccaaaacaattgaaatcttgaataaatgtgatgcataataaataaagtgataatgaatgttgtgatgtgataaaataggaaagccattattttaaatgcaattaactacctgaaagtt
Coding sequences within it:
- a CDS encoding hypothetical protein (NECATOR_CHRIV.G13827.T1), with protein sequence MLGVSRFTQVRDGIRSSLLRQRSKMRDVTAFAKESKIRWAGHVMRFDDNRWTRAVSDWVPRDIKRTTGRPPTRWSDFFTKSFKEKYDALRVPRERRNHWPTLARDRDKWKNYWRPLDQFEDQREAR
- a CDS encoding hypothetical protein (NECATOR_CHRIV.G13826.T3) — its product is MMNKSHNVVTAIRSPKEILVFIGGNRTGCFSPLHPVHMVQYESSEITVHNFEICELMNDLALIELSQNISETDATPICMPSEDLPLSEVLYVAGSGVDPSIPSTFTKPSTDVFRQQVVAQKLHSVDEVMHKIATLTFAKSACSGDSGGPVFQVYDDGKHTLVGIVSSSPEMCDKRLYRNRVGFSTDVRAYLDWICKYSGVCPIEEERRRHAKTKKAPRNNDFYHY
- a CDS encoding hypothetical protein (NECATOR_CHRIV.G13828.T2), with the protein product MAICTYNARTLASEAAIEDLMMQAKKIKYDVIGLTETRRCHPLNAVYETGEELFLGTCDSRGVGGVGVLVNTSMAKNIDSFEQLTTRIGRLRMRRCGPIPALTIFVAYAPTSSYEEEEVEAFYMDLEMFYREDHAFYKVIIGDFNAKVGPRRTPEEFHIGTHGLQWNDQGERLSEFIMMTKTIHGNSQFQKPSSLRWTWESPGGGYRTEIDHIIVNKRFCLTDVAVVPKFYTGSDFRLLRGRFSFTRRTEKAAKFRGRNPRTIINCDLFATLAGFWEDSAMDNIDGEYDRLVEHLHDCAKKAESFKTTKRRLSLQTLELIRQRGAAPAAGNQERTSELARLCREAITEDLKERRTEVLAEAAEAKKGIRYALRDFASRKTRMTALRNPKGKTIASRRGMEKIIYDFYSDLFGSHSLPSALINTLARLFTRYLSECKVPKQWKTSKTVLLYKKGDPHDIGNYRPICLLSVIYKLFTRVILNRIEKVLDEGQPCEQAGFRKGFSTIDHIHTVSKLIEVSREYKMPLCLTFIDLKKAFDSVETEAVVEALDNRRVPTQCIKVLRELYSNFTTGISPFYKNIIIDVKRGVRQGDTISPKIFTATLENAMRKLEWGDMGVKVDGRQLHHLRLADDIVLITPSISQAERMLTEFDETCGCIGLQLNLQKTMFMQNGWVSDAPFTLNGTKISECTNYVYLGRELNMMNDLTPELGRRRRAAWGAYKSIEDVVKKTRSTRLRAHLFNTTVL
- a CDS encoding hypothetical protein (NECATOR_CHRIV.G13828.T1), which encodes MPLCLTFIDLKKAFDSVETEAVVEALDNRRVPTQCIKVLRELYSNFTTGISPFYKNIIIDVKRGVRQGDTISPKIFTATLENAMRKLEWGDMGVKVDGRQLHHLRLADDIVLITPSISQAERMLTEFDETCGCIGLQLNLQKTMFMQNGWVSDAPFTLNGTKISECTNYVYLGRELNMMNDLTPELGRRRRAAWGAYKSIEDVVKKTRSTRLRAHLFNTTVL
- a CDS encoding hypothetical protein (NECATOR_CHRIV.G13826.T4) — translated: MMNKSHNVVTAIRSPKEILVFIGGNRTGCFSPLHPVHMVQYESSEITVHNFEICELMNDLALIELSQNISETDATPICMPSEDLPLSEVLYVAGSGVDPSIPSTFTKPSTDVFRQQVVAQKLHSVDEVMHKIATLTFAKSACSGDSGGPVFQVYDDGKHTLVGIGDSGGPVFQVDEDGKHTLVGITSSVNPPCDKHLFKNRVGFSTDVRAYLDWICKYSGVCPIEEERRRHAKTKKAPRNNDFYHY
- a CDS encoding hypothetical protein (NECATOR_CHRIV.G13829.T1), whose protein sequence is MRPSISLVILLFVNLSAIARKLTTEENIQNSLKCGVHFLGNEDPSEKRLSKKSYGGRKLMKNEYPWTVHLVNKIRHHTTLEAIHAAQHTALKTVEITHGVHVTIERAHRPECHDDANSKKESPDSEGKPGTVAPGGTGLQESCRLPKRKRTRMAICTYNARTLASEAAIEDLMMQAKKIKYDVIGLTETRRCHPLNAVYETGEELFLGTCDSRGVGGVGVLVNTSMAKNIDSFEQLTTRIGRLRMRRCGPIPALTIFVAYAPTSSYEEEEVEAFYMDLEMFYREDHAFYKVIIGDFNAKVGPRRTPEEFHIGTHGLQWNDQGERLSEFIMMTKTIHGNSQFQKPSSLRWTWESPGGGYRTEIDHIIVNKRFCLTDVAVVPKFYTGSDFRLLRGRFSFTRRTEKAAKFRGRNPRTIINCDLFATLAGFWEDSAMDNIDGEYDRLVEHLHDCAKKAESFKTTKRRLSLQTLELIRQRGAAPAAGNQERTSELARLCREAITEDLKERRTEVLAEAAEAKKGIRYALRDFASRKTRMTALRNPKGKTIASRRGMEKIIYDFYSDLFGSHVHLPRMTALRNRHPVPTE
- a CDS encoding hypothetical protein (NECATOR_CHRIV.G13826.T1); translation: MMLFVSHAKGGTTGLLWHAIGTNGRITGARSTSSKINGRQGDQDPDGWCSGVQISPRHILTAAHCALTYDPIYALEQCMMNKSHNVVTAIRSPKEILVFIGGNRTGCFSPLHPVHMVQYESSEITVHNFEICELMNDLALIELSQNISETDATPICMPSEDLPLSEVLYVAGSGVDPSIPSTFTKPSTDVFRQQVVAQKLHSVDEVMHKIATLTFAKSACSGDSGGPVFQVDEDGKHTLVGITSSVNPPCDKHLFKNRVGFSTDVRAYLDWICKYSGVCPIEEERRRHAKTKKAPRNNDFYHY
- a CDS encoding hypothetical protein (NECATOR_CHRIV.G13829.T2) encodes the protein MRPSISLVILLFVNLSAIARKLTTEENIQNSLKCGVHFLGNEDPSEKRLSKKSYGGRKLMKNEYPWTVHLVNKSEFPLRIPADREVLEK
- a CDS encoding hypothetical protein (NECATOR_CHRIV.G13826.T2), with translation MMNKSHNVVTAIRSPKEILVFIGGNRTGCFSPLHPVHMVQYESSEITVHNFEICELMNDLALIELSQNISETDATPICMPSEDLPLSEVLYVAGSGVDPSIPSTFTKPSTDVFRQQVVAQKLHSVDEVMHKIATLTFAKSACSGDSGGPVFQVDEDGKHTLVGITSSVNPPCDKHLFKNRVGFSTDVRAYLDWICKYSGVCPIEEERRRHAKTKKAPRNNDFYHY